One stretch of Carcharodon carcharias isolate sCarCar2 chromosome 20, sCarCar2.pri, whole genome shotgun sequence DNA includes these proteins:
- the vrtn gene encoding vertnin: protein MPQRTEIIEAIRCKLQEATECAEFDFLRSVTVNVDKLLSSLSVPLVSRRTFSAETEVDAKARALYPEDAPADMVPLACKGEGNHLFEAASMLLMGDTSLSTELQLRTMVEMLLHKQYYLKGMIDSKVMLQAARYSLCTEESAEKMNLPMDILEAIFDADVKATCFPGTFTNMWHVYALASVLQSNVYSIYPMSNLKIRPYFNRLIRPRTRSPGPELRTLHFMWAGERLSQAVFKPQYFAPIVPIQDVRCQGLDGAESLLPLKTLELLNTDPDISYSVLREKYSITKSTFYRWKKQSREHRRKAATRYEAKHYLQESFAGGNFLPLQQFRSRFPEISRSTYYAWKHEILMAGNGAPGHQPAGEQEFDLSGRVRRESWSPLSGGSESETADLSKVAGGSGIRPFNGQRSPSKQLAKKFLRECVLLNMCPPYKSFRKSYPWISRSSYYNWRREAMSCAGLKAHVAVSGFGKVPAANPEVGVPNPLPEAVGQLAPSGRTRSRPWGPNGFVHDKVTTTSYLQKVRQEEAKRRAQKWQIPLSTFRVRYPSISSSTFLRWRGSGASKRTRVKVRRPHKGGTSARRRERVRWAEAQSDEESLSPGGVAALNCPTPGEPAKQPLVVGTLQGMSSKAKAKLFLQRRYVSKNFPTFREFSSYFPLTPRSTYYMWKRALCNGIILMDC from the coding sequence ATGCCTCAAAGGACTGAAATAATAGAAGCCATacgctgtaaactgcaggaggccACTGAATGTGCGGAGTTTGATTTCCTCCGATCGGTGACGGTCAATGTGGATAAGCTGCTGTCGAGCCTGTCTGTGCCCCTGGTCTCCAGGAGAACCTTCTCCgcagaaactgaagtggatgCCAAGGCCAGAGCTCTCTACCCTGAAGATGCTCCAGCGGACATGGTCCCGTTGGCCTGCAAGGGTGAGGGGAATCATCTCTTTGAAGCAGCCAGCATGCTGCTGATGGGAGACACCAGCCTCAGCACGGAGCTGCAGCTGAGGACGATGGTGGAAATGCTCCTCCACAAGCAGTACTACCTGAAGGGCATGATCGACTCCAAGGTCATGCTGCAGGCTGCCCGGTACTCCCTGTGCACCGAGGAGTCAGCCGAGAAGATGAACCTGCCCATGGACATCCTGGAAGCCATCTTCGATGCGGATGTCAAGGCAACCTGCTTCCCGGGCACCTTCACCAACATGTGGCACGTCTATGCCCTGGCGTCGGTGCTGCAGAGCAACGTCTACTCCATTTACCCCATGAGCAACCTGAAGATCCGCCCGTACTTCAATCGCCTGATCCGGCCCAGAACCCGCTCGCCGGGGCCGGAGCTGCGGACCCTGCACTTCATGTGGGCTGGCGAGCGGCTATCCCAGGCCGTCTTTAAGCCCCAGTATTTTGCGCCCATTGTCCCCATCCAAGACGTCCGGTGCCAAGGTCTAGACGGAGCCGAGTCTCTCCTACCCCTGAAGACGCTGGAACTTCTGAACACCGACCCGGACATCTCCTACTCTGTGCTCCGAGAGAAGTACAGCATCACCAAGAGTACTTTCTATCGCTGGAAAAAGCAGTCTCGCGAGCACCGGCGCAAAGCGGCCACACGCTACGAGGCCAAGCACTACCTGCAAGAATCCTTCGCCGGCGGCAACTTCCTGCCCTTGCAGCAGTTCCGAAGCCGCTTCCCCGAAATCTCCCGGTCCACCTACTATGCCTGGAAGCACGAGATTCTGATGGCGGGCAATGGGGCACCGGGACACCAACCCGCGGGAGAGCAGGAGTTCGACCTGAGCGGGCGAGTGAGGCGCGAGAGTTGGTCCCCGCTGTCCGGGGGCTCAGAGAGCGAGACCGCAGACCTTTCCAAAGTGGCCGGCGGCAGCGGTATCAGGCCTTTCAATGGCCAGCGGTCGCCCTCGAAGCAACTTGCTAAAAAGTTCCTCAGGGAGTGCGTCCTCCTCAACATGTGCCCCCCTTACAAGAGCTTCAGGAAAAGTTATCCCTGGATTTCCAGATCCAGCTACTATAACTGGAGGAGAGAGGCGATGAGCTGTGCGGGGCTAAAAGCCCACGTGGCTGTTTCTGGCTTTGGCAAGGTGCCAGCGGCCAACCCTGAGGTCGGTGTGCCCAAtccgctccctgaggcagtgggcCAGCTGGCACCGAGCGGCAGGACAAGAAGTCGCCCGTGGGGCCCTAATGGTTTCGTCCATGATaaggtcaccaccacctcctaCTTGCAGAAGGTGAGACAAGAGGAAGCCAAGAGGCGAGCGCAAAAATGGCAGATCCCCCTGTCCACCTTCCGCGTGAGATACCCGTCCATCTCCAGCTCCACCTTCCTGAGGTGGAGAGGTTCCGGCGCCTCCAAGAGAACgagggtgaaggtgaggagaCCCCACAAAGGGGGGACGTCGGCCAGACGCAGAGAGCGTGTACGCTGGGCGGAGGCGCAATCGGACGAGGAATCCTTAAGCCCCGGCGGTGTGGCAGCGTTGAACTGTCCGACCCCCGGGGAGCCAGCCAAACAGCCGCTGGTTGTCGGCACTTTACAGGGAATGTCCTCCAAAGCCAAGGCCAAGCTTTTCCTTCAGCGCCGCTATGTGTCGAAGAACTTTCCAACGTTTCGAGAGTTCAGCAGTTACTTCCCCCTGACTCCCCGCTCGACCTATTACATGTGGAAGCGAGCGCTGTGTAACGGGATAATACTGATGGATTGCTGA